A stretch of the Hippocampus zosterae strain Florida chromosome 18, ASM2543408v3, whole genome shotgun sequence genome encodes the following:
- the amacr gene encoding alpha-methylacyl-CoA racemase, translating into MALAGVRVVELAGLAPAPFCGMILADFGANVVRVDRTKAGASMDMQARGKRSVAINLKTSEGVSLLRKLCVQSDVVLEPYRKGVMEKLGLGPEDLLKENPSLVYARLTGYGQSGMYATAAGHDINYLAMSGLLSCLGRRGEKPYAPLNLLADFAGGGLTCALGIVLALLERTKSGKGQIIDSSMVEGAAYMGSFVWKSRGIGLWDRPRGENMLDGGAPFYDTYRTADDEHVAVGAIEPQFYKELLRGLKLDEDQLPPQMSFSDWPELRRIFSERFASKTQADWLRIFDGTDACVTPVLSLDQVSSHPHNSDRASFVKDSNGKESPRPAPLLSRTPAQVCVNPGPLIGEHTVEVLKEYGCKSSEIDKMLTAGVVECSGVKAKL; encoded by the exons ATGGCCTTGGCTGGAGTCCGTGTGGTCGAGCTGGCGGGCCTTGCTCCGGCACCGTTCTGCGGGATGATCCTGGCCGATTTCGGCGCCAATGTGGTCCGCGTAGACCGCACTAAGGCCGGGGCTTCGATGGACATGCAGGCTCGCGGCAAACGTTCTGTGGCCATCAACCTGAAGACCTCAGAGGGTGTCTCTCTGCTCCGGAAGCTCTGTGTCCAGTCCGACGTCGTCTTGGAGCCCTACCGCAAAG GTGTGATGGAGAAACTCGGTCTTGGTCCAGAGGACTTGCTAAAGGAAAATCCCAGTCTAGTGTACGCACGCCTTACAGGATACGGACAAAGCGGAATGTATGCCACAGCGGCTGGACATGACATCAATTACCTGGCCATGTCAG GGCTTTTATCTTGCCTGGGTCGCAGAGGAGAGAAGCCGTACGCACCGCTGAATCTCTTGGCCGACTTTGCGGGCGGCGGGCTCACATGTGCCCTTGGCATAGTCTTGGCTTTGCTGGAGCGAACAAAGTCAGGGAAAGGGCAGATCATCGACTCCAGCATG GTGGAAGGAGCCGCCTACATGGGCTCATTTGTGTGGAAATCCCGCGGCATCGGCTTGTGGGATCGTCctcgcggggagaacatgttggACGGCGGCGCTCCTTTCTACGACACGTACCGCACGGCCGACGACGAGCACGTGGCCGTGGGCGCCATTGAGCCGCAGTTTTACAAGGAGCTGCTACGAG GCTTGAAATTAGACGAGGACCAGTTACCACCACAAATGAGTTTCTCGGACTGGCCAGAGCTCCGTCGGATCTTCTCGGAGCGTTTCGCCTCCAAGACACAGGCGGACTGGTTGCGGATTTTTGATGGGACAGATGCCTGCGTGACTCCCGTGTTGTCGCTTGACCAGGTGAGCTCACACCCGCACAACAGTGACAGGGCTTCCTTCGTGAAGGACTCCAACGGGAAGGAAAGCCCTcggccggcccctctcctctccCGGACCCCCGCGCAGGTGTGCGTCAATCCTGGGCCGCTTATCGGAGAACACACTGTGGAGGTTCTGAAGGAATACGGGTGCAAATCCTCTGAAATTGATAAGATGCTCACTGCGGGTGTTGTGGAGTGCTCCGGCGTCAAGGCAAAACTGTAA